The proteins below are encoded in one region of Sminthopsis crassicaudata isolate SCR6 chromosome 1, ASM4859323v1, whole genome shotgun sequence:
- the MRPS25 gene encoding small ribosomal subunit protein mS25, with product MPMKGRFPIRRTLQYLNQGDIIFKSSVKVMTVNYNTHGELSEGARKFVFFNIPQIQYKNPWVQIMMFKNMTPSPFLRFYLDSGEQILVDVEDKSNKEIMQHVKKILGKTEEVLKLEELERKKLSHPANFGPKKYCLRECICEVEGQVPCPAVVPLPKEMTGKYKAALKASA from the exons atGCCGATGAAAGGGCGCTTCCCCATCCGCCGGACCTTGCAATACCTGAACCAGGGCGACATCATATTTAAGAGCTCGGTCAAGGTCATGACGGTGAATTACAACACCCACGGAGAGCTGAGTGAGGGAGCCAG gAAATTTGTGTTTTTCAACATTCCTCAGATTCAGTACAAAAACCCTTGGGTGCAGATCATGATGTTCAAGAACATGACGCCATCGCCATTTCTGCGGTTTTATTTGG ATTCCGGGGAACAGATCCTGGTGGACGTGGAGGACAAGAGCAACAAAGAGATAATGCAGCATGTCAAAAAGATCCTGGGGAAAACCGA GGAAGTCCTCAAGTTGGAAGAGCTAGAGAGAAAGAAGCTTTCTCACCCAGCTAATTTTGGACCCAAAAAGTATTGCCTACGGGAATGTATTTGTGAAGTGGAAGGTCAGGTCCCCTGTCCAGCTGTTGTTCCTTTGCCCAAGGAGATGACGGGCAAATACAAAGCTGCTCTGAAAGCCAGTGCCTAA